A genome region from Geminicoccus roseus DSM 18922 includes the following:
- a CDS encoding HepT-like ribonuclease domain-containing protein, whose amino-acid sequence MTAPRDIAIWLHDLQDATQEALHFIQGVPLESYLGDRMRCLAVERLLMLIGDVGIRLEREDPADATALRDLPKIVALRNRIANGYWLTDHHLVHGLGEEVLPRLLQDLERLVAEADRRRQEDHGGMDWDQE is encoded by the coding sequence ATGACCGCGCCCCGCGACATCGCCATCTGGCTCCACGACCTGCAGGACGCCACCCAGGAAGCCCTGCATTTCATCCAGGGCGTGCCGCTGGAGAGCTATCTGGGCGACCGTATGCGCTGCCTGGCGGTGGAGCGGCTGCTGATGCTGATCGGCGATGTCGGCATCCGCCTGGAGCGGGAGGACCCCGCCGACGCCACGGCCCTGCGTGACCTGCCGAAGATCGTGGCGCTGCGCAACCGGATCGCCAACGGCTACTGGCTGACCGACCATCATTTGGTGCACGGGCTGGGCGAGGAGGTGCTGCCGCGCCTCCTGCAGGACCTGGAGCGGCTGGTGGCGGAGGCCGACCGGCGCCGGCAGGAGGATCATGGCGGGATGGACTGGGACCAGGAGTGA
- a CDS encoding ABC transporter permease produces the protein MATATSSGDTRGNGIDLFGLLAAYAPLIFLLVLMGIFAWLEPRFLLPLNLVNVMRQVSIYGLLALGMTFVILTAGIDLSVGALVAFAGLAAAAVAKGGLENRFTVATEGADIGYGWPLAMLVAVLFGTAAGALQGFATTRLKVPPFVVTLGGMSAFRGAALLMAGGGPISGFDAGYTWWGQGYLFTLPLIGRIPVPVMVFLAFAVLAHVILRYTRYGRHVYGVGGNPEAARLSGLNVRGITMSVYVIMGFMAGLSGFILSARLNSAEAVAGQGYELIVIASVVIGGTSLFGGVGTIFGTVIGTILIGVLQNGLVLNNVSPYVQQIIIGLIIVLAVAFDTFAKSRRRRA, from the coding sequence ATGGCGACGGCGACGAGCAGCGGCGACACCAGGGGCAACGGCATCGATCTGTTCGGCCTCCTGGCAGCCTATGCGCCCCTGATCTTCCTTCTGGTCCTGATGGGCATCTTCGCCTGGCTGGAGCCGCGCTTCCTCCTGCCCCTCAACCTGGTCAACGTGATGCGCCAGGTCTCGATCTACGGGCTGCTGGCACTGGGCATGACCTTCGTGATCCTGACCGCCGGCATCGACCTGTCGGTGGGAGCATTGGTCGCCTTTGCCGGGCTGGCCGCCGCCGCGGTCGCCAAGGGCGGGCTGGAGAACCGCTTCACGGTCGCCACCGAGGGCGCCGATATCGGCTATGGCTGGCCGCTCGCCATGCTGGTGGCGGTTCTGTTCGGCACCGCGGCCGGCGCGCTGCAGGGCTTCGCCACCACCAGGCTGAAGGTGCCGCCCTTCGTGGTGACGCTGGGCGGCATGTCGGCCTTTCGCGGGGCGGCGCTGCTGATGGCCGGCGGCGGCCCGATCTCCGGGTTCGACGCCGGCTACACCTGGTGGGGCCAGGGCTATCTGTTCACCCTGCCCCTGATCGGCCGGATCCCCGTGCCGGTGATGGTGTTCCTGGCGTTCGCCGTCCTCGCCCACGTCATCCTGCGCTACACGCGCTACGGCCGGCACGTCTATGGGGTGGGCGGCAATCCCGAGGCGGCGCGCCTGTCCGGCCTGAACGTGCGCGGCATCACCATGTCGGTCTACGTGATCATGGGCTTCATGGCGGGGTTATCCGGCTTCATCCTGTCCGCCCGCCTGAACTCGGCGGAGGCGGTGGCCGGCCAGGGCTACGAGCTGATCGTGATCGCCTCGGTGGTGATCGGCGGCACCAGCCTGTTCGGCGGGGTCGGCACGATCTTCGGCACGGTGATCGGCACCATCCTGATCGGCGTGCTGCAGAACGGCCTGGTGCTCAACAATGTCAGCCCCTACGTCCAGCAGATCATCATCGGCCTGATCATCGTGCTGGCGGTGGCGTTCGACACCTTCGCCAAGTCGCGCCGGCGACGGGCCTGA
- a CDS encoding DUF5666 domain-containing protein, with protein MTFKAMTFKAMTLGLAALVLASSALPALAQAETTRIRGTLEEVDADKITVAKRDGGVEPVGLSSDTRFLEVRPVGIEAIQEGSYIGVAGLPQADGKIRALGVMLFPETARGTNEGHFPWDLQPESTMTNATVATVEEAGDGREVVVSYKGGSQTIDITDAGTIASFAPADASILSVGAKVTVVVRQAADGLPGAVAVLVGKDGFTPPN; from the coding sequence ATGACGTTCAAGGCGATGACGTTCAAGGCGATGACGCTGGGCCTGGCAGCCCTGGTGCTGGCGTCGAGCGCGCTTCCGGCGCTGGCGCAGGCCGAGACCACCCGGATCCGGGGGACGCTGGAGGAGGTCGACGCGGACAAGATCACCGTCGCCAAGCGTGACGGCGGGGTCGAGCCGGTGGGGCTGAGCAGCGACACCCGCTTCCTGGAGGTCCGTCCGGTCGGGATCGAGGCGATCCAGGAGGGCAGCTATATCGGGGTCGCCGGGCTGCCGCAGGCAGACGGGAAGATCCGGGCGCTGGGGGTGATGCTGTTCCCCGAAACGGCGCGCGGGACCAACGAGGGCCATTTCCCCTGGGACCTGCAGCCCGAGAGCACCATGACCAACGCCACGGTGGCGACGGTCGAGGAGGCCGGCGACGGCCGCGAGGTCGTGGTGAGCTACAAGGGCGGCTCCCAGACCATCGACATCACCGATGCCGGCACCATCGCCTCGTTCGCCCCGGCCGACGCGTCGATCCTGTCGGTGGGGGCGAAGGTCACGGTGGTGGTGCGGCAAGCCGCGGACGGCCTGCCGGGCGCCGTGGCGGTGCTGGTCGGCAAGGACGGGTTCACCCCGCCCAACTGA
- a CDS encoding nucleotidyltransferase family protein: MHPSIAQRLPEIVALCRRCGVKRLELFGSGARGDFDPARSDADFLLEWDPDAPGGLPDRWWELDQGLRDLLGRQVDLVALGSIRNKRLLDTIRRRPREVLVA, translated from the coding sequence ATGCACCCCTCGATCGCCCAGCGGCTGCCGGAGATCGTCGCGCTTTGCCGCCGCTGTGGCGTCAAGCGGCTGGAACTGTTCGGCTCCGGCGCCCGCGGCGATTTCGATCCGGCGCGCAGCGACGCCGACTTCCTGCTGGAATGGGACCCCGACGCGCCGGGCGGCCTGCCGGACCGCTGGTGGGAGCTGGACCAGGGGCTGCGCGACCTGCTGGGCCGCCAGGTCGACCTGGTGGCGCTGGGCTCGATCCGCAACAAGAGGCTCCTGGACACGATCCGGCGCCGTCCCCGGGAGGTCCTGGTGGCCTGA